The following are encoded in a window of Corynebacterium marinum DSM 44953 genomic DNA:
- a CDS encoding MazG nucleotide pyrophosphohydrolase domain-containing protein, protein MTVLLLDDRWPSLIPLEAHGRLGGPVEFTEEVPVRVRWNFQDLVAAQGPGVLVSTNEADPRVRSRVRAGEPLIVAESRREPVHQAVRAMTRACSMGEWEAAQTHRSLLPYLAEEAQEFADQVVAWEQDGDERALLGELGDVLLQVLFHAEIAARRGAFDFQAVAESFVDKLRSRSPYLFDGSTGVVPAQEQERLWAKGKARERQIPPGR, encoded by the coding sequence ATGACTGTGCTTCTTCTCGACGACCGCTGGCCCTCCCTCATCCCCCTCGAGGCGCACGGAAGGCTCGGCGGGCCGGTGGAGTTCACGGAGGAGGTGCCCGTCCGGGTCCGCTGGAACTTCCAGGATCTGGTCGCGGCGCAGGGTCCCGGGGTGCTGGTGAGCACCAACGAGGCGGATCCCCGGGTCCGTTCGCGCGTCCGTGCCGGGGAGCCCCTCATCGTCGCCGAGTCCCGCCGCGAACCGGTGCACCAGGCGGTGCGGGCGATGACGCGGGCCTGCTCGATGGGGGAGTGGGAGGCGGCGCAGACGCACCGCTCGCTGCTGCCCTACCTGGCGGAGGAGGCGCAGGAGTTCGCGGACCAGGTGGTCGCCTGGGAACAGGACGGCGATGAACGCGCCCTGCTCGGGGAGTTGGGCGACGTCCTGCTGCAGGTGCTGTTCCACGCGGAGATCGCCGCGCGCCGGGGCGCCTTCGATTTCCAGGCGGTGGCGGAGAGCTTCGTCGACAAGCTCCGGTCGCGCTCGCCCTACCTCTTCGACGGGAGCACGGGAGTGGTGCCGGCGCAGGAGCAGGAGAGGTTGTGGGCGAAGGGGAAGGCCCGGGAGAGGCAGATTCCCCCGGGCCGTTAG
- a CDS encoding amino acid permease, with amino-acid sequence MTTNRTHTVTMWSLVALIIGSTIGSGIFSLPQNVASAAGPGAMLIGWVLSGVGMLAIAFVFQVLAVRRPHLDAGVYSYVRAGLGDYIGFASGWGYWLGSVIAQVGYATLFFNTIGHYVPVFGPDHPVATAVAVSALTWTIFAVLSRGVKQAAFMNAVTTVAKLVPIGAFIVLVAFLGFSWERFTLDLWSTGGSTGSVFDQVQGIMLFTVWVFIGIEGASVYSKQARSRRDVGRATIIGFLTVLALLVSVSTLSYGVLTQEELAALPDNSMASVLEVVVGPWGAALISLGLCLSVLGAYVSWQMLCAEPVAMMAFDGLLPRRLGAVNIAGAPWAAQLASSVVIQITVVIFFLNETAYISMVQLATVLYLVPYLFSALYLVLLAARGRGFSHPHAGELFDDSGPTVSRGDNRRHLVVGVVALLYACWLFYAADLTYLLFGALAVLPGLVPYVWTRLQASERLFNTFEWAVVALLLAAAGGAVWGLSQGTLSL; translated from the coding sequence GTGACGACCAACCGAACGCACACCGTGACTATGTGGAGCCTGGTGGCCCTGATCATCGGCTCCACCATCGGCTCCGGAATATTCTCCCTCCCCCAGAACGTTGCCTCAGCGGCCGGGCCTGGCGCGATGCTCATCGGCTGGGTGCTCTCCGGCGTGGGCATGCTCGCCATCGCCTTCGTCTTCCAGGTTCTCGCGGTGCGCAGGCCTCACCTCGACGCGGGCGTGTACTCCTATGTCCGTGCCGGCCTGGGCGACTACATCGGCTTCGCCTCCGGCTGGGGCTACTGGCTCGGCTCAGTGATCGCCCAGGTCGGCTACGCCACCCTGTTCTTCAACACGATCGGCCATTATGTCCCGGTCTTCGGACCCGACCACCCCGTCGCGACGGCCGTGGCCGTCTCCGCCCTGACGTGGACCATCTTCGCGGTGCTCTCCCGGGGCGTGAAACAGGCCGCGTTCATGAACGCCGTGACCACCGTGGCCAAGCTGGTGCCCATCGGCGCTTTCATCGTCCTGGTGGCCTTCCTCGGCTTCAGCTGGGAGCGCTTCACCCTGGACCTCTGGTCGACCGGCGGGTCGACCGGCTCCGTCTTCGATCAGGTCCAGGGGATCATGCTCTTCACCGTGTGGGTGTTCATCGGCATCGAGGGCGCCTCCGTGTATTCCAAACAGGCGCGGTCGCGTCGCGACGTCGGCCGGGCCACCATCATCGGCTTCCTCACCGTCCTGGCACTCCTGGTCAGCGTGTCCACCCTCTCCTACGGGGTACTCACCCAGGAGGAGCTGGCCGCGCTCCCCGACAACTCCATGGCCTCCGTCCTCGAGGTAGTCGTCGGCCCCTGGGGCGCGGCGCTGATCTCGCTGGGGCTGTGCCTGTCCGTCCTCGGCGCCTACGTCTCCTGGCAGATGCTCTGCGCGGAACCGGTGGCGATGATGGCGTTCGACGGCCTGCTGCCCCGCCGCCTCGGGGCCGTGAACATCGCCGGTGCACCCTGGGCCGCCCAGCTCGCATCCAGCGTGGTCATCCAGATCACTGTGGTGATCTTCTTCCTCAATGAGACCGCCTACATCTCCATGGTGCAGTTGGCGACGGTCCTCTACCTCGTTCCCTACCTCTTCTCCGCCCTGTATCTGGTGCTCCTCGCGGCACGCGGGCGGGGATTCTCCCACCCCCACGCCGGCGAGCTCTTCGACGACAGCGGCCCCACCGTCTCCCGCGGGGACAACCGGCGGCATCTGGTCGTCGGCGTCGTCGCCCTCCTCTACGCCTGCTGGCTCTTCTATGCCGCCGACCTCACCTACCTGCTCTTCGGGGCCCTGGCCGTCCTCCCCGGACTGGTCCCCTACGTATGGACGAGGCTGCAGGCCAGCGAGCGTCTGTTCAACACCTTCGAATGGGCCGTCGTGGCGCTGCTCCTCGCGGCGGCGGGCGGCGCGGTGTGGGGGCTGTCGCAGGGCACGCTCAGCCTGTAG
- a CDS encoding isopenicillin N synthase family dioxygenase: protein MTPANPSLPIISLRKLVHGPGREEEIARLRQVTHEIGFFYLADHGVPLSFQHEMIDVAKEFFALPKEQKYEISNLENPHYRGYAELGDERTQGLVDWREQIDYGADLPAATEGLDTHPWRLLQGPNPWPSAIPRMKDLVTRWQEDLGEVGMTLLRAWAESLGQERTFFDAAFEDSYPTMKLAHYPGHDGSESGQGVGAHHDSGVLTLLLLEDGSSGLQVQTAGGWIDADPITDHFVVNIGELLEAATNGYLKATPHRVLPPAPGTSRFSVPYFLAPGLDARFPRVTLPPELAADAPGTGADLSDQEIFDLCGRNTIKSRFRAHPETTARYHAELAASLA, encoded by the coding sequence ATGACCCCCGCGAACCCGTCCCTGCCCATCATCTCCCTGCGCAAGCTCGTTCACGGCCCCGGCCGCGAGGAGGAGATCGCCCGCCTGCGCCAGGTGACCCACGAGATCGGCTTCTTCTATCTCGCCGACCACGGCGTCCCGCTGTCCTTCCAGCACGAGATGATCGACGTGGCCAAGGAGTTCTTCGCGCTGCCCAAGGAGCAGAAGTACGAGATCTCCAACCTGGAGAACCCGCACTACCGGGGTTACGCGGAACTCGGCGACGAACGGACCCAGGGACTGGTGGACTGGCGCGAGCAGATCGACTACGGCGCCGACCTCCCCGCCGCCACCGAGGGACTGGACACCCACCCGTGGCGCCTCCTGCAGGGCCCGAACCCCTGGCCGAGCGCCATCCCGCGCATGAAGGACCTGGTGACCCGCTGGCAGGAGGACCTGGGCGAGGTGGGCATGACCCTGCTGCGCGCCTGGGCGGAGTCGCTGGGGCAGGAACGCACGTTCTTCGACGCCGCCTTCGAAGATTCCTACCCGACGATGAAGCTGGCGCACTACCCGGGCCACGACGGCTCCGAATCCGGCCAGGGCGTCGGCGCGCACCACGATTCCGGCGTACTTACCCTGCTGCTGCTCGAGGACGGCTCCTCCGGGCTGCAGGTCCAGACCGCCGGGGGCTGGATCGACGCGGACCCGATCACGGACCATTTCGTGGTCAACATCGGCGAGCTGCTGGAGGCCGCCACCAACGGCTACCTCAAGGCGACCCCGCACCGGGTGCTGCCGCCCGCGCCGGGCACGTCGCGTTTCTCGGTGCCCTACTTCCTGGCCCCGGGCCTGGACGCACGCTTCCCGCGGGTCACCCTGCCCCCGGAACTCGCCGCCGACGCCCCCGGCACCGGCGCCGACCTGTCCGACCAGGAGATCTTCGACCTGTGCGGCCGCAACACCATCAAGTCGCGCTTCCGCGCCCACCCCGAGACCACCGCGCGCTACCACGCGGAGCTCGCCGCCTCGTTGGCCTGA
- the nadA gene encoding quinolinate synthase NadA: protein MAQKLSPLASPLLDRVVDGPEGWTGLEADEEWAAEVRRLAAERNAVILAHNYQIPEIQDIAHHTGDSLGLSRIAAETDADVIVFCGVHFMAESAKILSPEKTVLIPDERAGCSLADSITAEQLAEWKAEHPDALVVSYVNTTADVKALTDVCCTSSNAVDVVDSLPADKEILFNPDQFLGAHVKRETGRENMHIWAGECHVHAGISGPELARRAAENPEADLYIHPECGCANSAIYLAGEGIVEPERVHMLSTGQMLDAADRQGSGTVLVATEIGMLHQLRKTAPDIDFRAVNDRASCSYMKMITPAALLRALALGADEVDVPADTADAARASLERMIAVGQPGLGE, encoded by the coding sequence GTGGCTCAGAAACTGTCCCCGCTCGCATCCCCGCTGCTCGACAGGGTCGTCGACGGCCCTGAAGGCTGGACCGGCCTCGAGGCCGATGAGGAGTGGGCGGCCGAGGTCAGGCGCCTCGCCGCGGAACGCAACGCCGTGATCCTGGCCCACAACTACCAGATCCCCGAAATCCAGGACATCGCCCACCACACCGGTGACTCCCTCGGCCTCTCCCGCATCGCCGCGGAGACCGACGCCGACGTCATCGTCTTCTGCGGCGTCCACTTCATGGCCGAATCCGCCAAGATCCTCTCCCCCGAGAAGACCGTCCTCATCCCGGATGAGCGCGCCGGCTGCTCCCTGGCCGACTCCATCACCGCGGAGCAGCTCGCCGAGTGGAAGGCAGAGCACCCCGACGCCCTGGTGGTCTCCTACGTCAACACCACCGCCGACGTGAAGGCGCTCACCGACGTCTGCTGCACCTCGTCCAACGCGGTCGACGTCGTCGACTCCCTGCCCGCCGACAAGGAGATCCTGTTCAATCCGGACCAGTTCCTCGGCGCCCACGTCAAGCGCGAGACCGGCCGAGAGAACATGCACATCTGGGCCGGCGAATGCCACGTCCACGCGGGCATCAGCGGCCCCGAGCTGGCCCGCCGCGCCGCGGAAAACCCCGAGGCGGACCTTTACATCCACCCGGAGTGCGGCTGCGCGAACTCCGCGATCTACCTCGCCGGCGAGGGCATCGTCGAGCCGGAACGCGTCCACATGCTCTCCACCGGCCAGATGCTCGACGCCGCCGACCGCCAGGGTTCGGGCACCGTCCTCGTCGCCACCGAGATCGGCATGCTCCACCAGCTGCGCAAGACCGCCCCGGACATCGACTTCCGGGCAGTCAACGACCGCGCCTCCTGCTCCTACATGAAGATGATCACCCCCGCCGCGCTCCTGCGCGCCCTCGCCTTAGGCGCAGACGAGGTCGACGTGCCCGCCGACACCGCCGACGCGGCCCGCGCCTCGCTCGAGCGCATGATCGCCGTGGGGCAGCCGGGCCTCGGGGAGTAG
- a CDS encoding HNH endonuclease signature motif containing protein, which translates to MDVVTALEALGGQGVALLDAIHSGQLDRRRLIDLGHPLSTAAKWTNLAAIFFGPTRSRRRQAAAVAAAREGRLSIDAMVVVDKHARKLLKDAPVDVWELRAELCALTGTVDEIDRAAAARVRDLNRRVTDAEKKAFGRRSLKGGKNSDAQGLRTVTVTLPERMMADMLAPLRDTAGRLRSDNPLLSYEQAMADAVVAHVSGGAGPAAPGKFTPLVVIGLPDWAKLQHNEGDETVFALTDGTTITGAELVRGRMAEHHLVGVYDPVEGPVNLYRESRLANTKQRTLLSAETILCPNPGCTTSAAECQVHHLAAWKFGGDTNLGNLSMACKVHNARNDDDPDDPPRNGRLARAPGRIVFHPPDGRPAETNRHPIRELSAAGLVAVGRC; encoded by the coding sequence ATGGATGTCGTGACCGCACTGGAAGCCCTCGGGGGCCAGGGAGTCGCGCTGCTCGATGCGATCCACTCCGGGCAGCTCGACCGCCGCCGCCTCATCGACCTCGGACACCCCTTATCGACTGCGGCCAAATGGACCAACCTGGCTGCCATCTTCTTCGGTCCGACCCGTTCCCGCCGCCGCCAGGCGGCGGCCGTTGCGGCGGCGCGCGAGGGGCGCCTGTCGATTGACGCGATGGTGGTCGTCGATAAGCATGCGCGGAAACTACTCAAGGATGCGCCCGTCGACGTATGGGAGCTGCGCGCCGAGCTGTGCGCGCTGACCGGCACAGTCGACGAGATCGACCGGGCCGCCGCGGCGCGGGTGCGTGATCTCAACCGTAGGGTCACCGACGCCGAGAAGAAGGCCTTCGGCCGGCGTTCGCTCAAGGGCGGCAAGAACTCCGACGCCCAGGGGCTGCGCACCGTCACCGTGACCCTGCCCGAGCGCATGATGGCCGATATGCTGGCGCCACTGCGGGATACCGCCGGGCGGCTGCGTAGCGATAACCCGCTACTCAGCTACGAGCAGGCCATGGCCGATGCCGTGGTGGCGCACGTCTCGGGCGGTGCGGGACCGGCGGCGCCGGGGAAGTTCACCCCGCTGGTGGTCATCGGCCTGCCCGACTGGGCGAAGCTGCAGCACAACGAGGGCGACGAGACCGTCTTCGCGCTCACCGACGGGACCACCATCACCGGCGCCGAGCTCGTTCGCGGCCGGATGGCGGAGCACCACCTCGTCGGCGTCTACGACCCTGTCGAAGGCCCCGTCAACCTCTACCGGGAGAGCCGCCTGGCGAACACCAAACAGCGCACCCTGCTCTCAGCGGAGACGATCCTCTGCCCCAACCCCGGGTGCACGACCTCAGCCGCCGAATGCCAGGTCCACCACCTGGCGGCCTGGAAGTTCGGTGGCGACACCAACCTGGGCAACCTGTCCATGGCGTGCAAGGTGCACAACGCCCGCAACGACGACGATCCGGACGACCCGCCCCGCAACGGGCGACTGGCCCGCGCCCCCGGCAGGATCGTGTTCCACCCGCCAGACGGGAGACCGGCCGAAACCAACCGGCACCCCATCCGGGAACTCTCCGCGGCCGGCCTGGTAGCCGTCGGCCGTTGCTGA
- the mfd gene encoding transcription-repair coupling factor: MLAGLLKVAATDPKLKGMTANVGAGRLHLTGIDQVRPWAVGVLAHHAPVLLVTATGREAEDLTAELRAMLGEKVVWFPSWETLPHERLSPGVDTIGQRARVLDLIAGGSVSVVVTAARGFCQPLLETAEGREPIRLREGAEHDFAGLTEQLVFRAYNNVDMVARRGEFATRGGILDVFPTTADHPVRVEFWGDEVTEIRQFSVADQRTDPDIEVGSLEIYPARELPITGDIAQRAGELALKHPGNATLVELLTKISDRIPADGMEALIPALVDTRMVTLPELMPADTHLVLVGPEKIRTRIADLAATDAEFLAAGWEAAAMGASGPVAAEGLDLAASAYRSYESLQVTAQKSGLPWWTFSPPGMFEADEAEVLPLDFEPGPTPRGDAAQIAEMMSLLLAHTTAGGRAAFIAPAQGAIKRMVERFAEAGIPAKTATPGWEPSPGEVTLYQALSHGGVVFPKVRKHRDAEALPLVVITETDLTGNRVGDIAGAKRRPARKRNRVDPLALKTGDFVVHETHGIGRFLKMAERTIHAGDETSRREYIVLEYAPAKRGQPADQLWVPMDSLELLSKYSGGESPTLSKMGGSDWKNTKKKARAAVREIAGELVELYAKRQSAPGHPFAPDTPWQKEMEDNFPFVETEDQMLAIDAVKSDMEAHAPMDRVIVGDVGYGKTEVAVRAAFKAVQDGRQVAVLVPTTLLAQQHQSTFEERMAGFPVTIRGLSRFTSTAESKEVLAGLADGSVDIVIGTHRILQTGVRWKNLGLIIVDEEQRFGVEHKEHIKALRTNVDVLTMSATPIPRTLEMSMAGIREMTTILTPPEDRHPVLTYVGAQEDKQIAASIRRELLRDGQVFFIHNKVADIEKKARELRDLVPEARVVVAHGQMSEEQLEKTVQGFWDREYDVLVCTTIVETGLDIANANTLIVENAHHMGLSQLHQLRGRVGRSRERGYAYFLYPKGATLTENSYDRLATIAQHNDLGAGMAVAMKDLEMRGAGNVLGAQQSGHIAGVGFDLYVRLVGEAVEAYKALARGEALDATDQGPKEIRIDLPVDAHIPESYINSERLRLEVYRKLAASHNDTDLQLAVEEMEDRFGPVPEVVSRLLSVARLRHQARRAGVSEIIVQGTRIKVGAVELPDSKQVRLKRLYPGSSYRAAAKAIQLSFPKAGRGAGQPNLRDVELIQWMADFLSAMFDVAEVDVSGGVVAPEAPAKKQVFSVTEVKR, encoded by the coding sequence ATGCTGGCCGGCCTGCTCAAGGTCGCCGCGACTGACCCGAAGCTCAAGGGCATGACCGCCAACGTCGGCGCGGGCAGGCTCCACCTGACAGGCATCGACCAGGTGCGCCCCTGGGCGGTGGGCGTGCTGGCGCACCACGCGCCGGTGCTGCTGGTCACCGCCACCGGCCGCGAGGCCGAGGACCTCACCGCCGAGCTGCGCGCCATGCTGGGGGAGAAGGTCGTGTGGTTCCCCTCCTGGGAGACGCTCCCGCACGAGCGCCTGAGCCCCGGCGTGGACACCATCGGTCAGCGGGCCCGCGTCCTCGATCTGATTGCCGGGGGTTCGGTGTCGGTCGTCGTCACCGCCGCCCGCGGTTTCTGCCAGCCCCTGCTCGAGACGGCCGAGGGGCGCGAGCCCATCCGTCTACGGGAGGGGGCGGAGCACGACTTCGCCGGGCTGACCGAGCAGCTGGTGTTCCGGGCCTACAACAACGTGGACATGGTGGCCCGGCGCGGCGAGTTCGCCACCCGCGGCGGCATCCTCGACGTCTTTCCCACCACCGCCGACCATCCGGTGCGCGTGGAGTTCTGGGGCGACGAGGTCACCGAGATCCGGCAGTTCTCCGTCGCCGACCAGCGCACGGACCCGGACATCGAGGTCGGGTCCCTGGAGATCTACCCGGCCCGCGAACTGCCCATCACGGGGGACATCGCGCAGCGGGCAGGCGAGCTGGCGCTCAAGCACCCCGGCAACGCGACCCTCGTGGAGCTGCTGACGAAGATCTCCGACCGCATCCCGGCGGACGGGATGGAGGCGCTGATCCCTGCGCTCGTCGACACGCGGATGGTCACGTTGCCGGAGCTGATGCCCGCGGACACCCACCTCGTGCTGGTGGGCCCGGAGAAGATCCGCACCCGCATCGCGGACCTGGCGGCCACCGACGCGGAGTTCCTCGCCGCCGGCTGGGAGGCCGCCGCCATGGGTGCGTCCGGTCCCGTCGCCGCGGAGGGCCTCGACCTGGCGGCCTCCGCCTACCGCTCCTATGAATCGCTCCAGGTCACCGCGCAGAAATCCGGGCTGCCGTGGTGGACCTTCTCCCCACCCGGCATGTTCGAGGCCGACGAGGCGGAGGTCCTGCCGCTGGACTTCGAACCCGGCCCGACCCCGCGTGGCGACGCCGCCCAGATCGCCGAAATGATGTCGCTGCTGCTCGCGCACACCACCGCGGGCGGCCGTGCCGCCTTCATCGCCCCCGCCCAGGGCGCGATCAAGCGCATGGTGGAGCGTTTCGCCGAGGCAGGCATCCCGGCGAAGACGGCCACCCCGGGCTGGGAGCCCAGCCCCGGCGAGGTCACGCTCTACCAGGCGCTCAGCCACGGCGGCGTGGTGTTCCCCAAGGTGCGCAAACACCGGGACGCAGAGGCCCTGCCGCTGGTGGTCATCACCGAAACGGACCTGACCGGCAACCGCGTCGGCGACATCGCGGGCGCCAAGCGGCGCCCCGCGCGCAAGCGCAACCGCGTCGATCCCCTGGCACTGAAGACCGGCGACTTCGTCGTCCACGAGACCCACGGCATCGGCCGGTTCCTCAAGATGGCGGAGCGGACGATCCACGCGGGCGACGAGACGTCGAGACGCGAGTACATCGTCCTCGAGTACGCCCCAGCCAAGCGCGGCCAGCCCGCAGACCAGCTGTGGGTCCCCATGGATTCGCTGGAGCTGCTGAGCAAGTACTCCGGCGGAGAGTCGCCGACCCTGTCGAAGATGGGCGGCTCCGACTGGAAGAACACGAAGAAGAAGGCCCGGGCCGCCGTCCGCGAGATCGCCGGCGAACTCGTCGAGCTCTACGCCAAGCGCCAGTCCGCCCCCGGGCACCCCTTCGCCCCGGACACCCCGTGGCAGAAGGAGATGGAGGACAACTTCCCCTTCGTCGAGACCGAGGACCAGATGCTCGCCATCGACGCCGTCAAGTCGGACATGGAGGCGCACGCCCCCATGGACCGCGTCATCGTCGGCGACGTCGGCTACGGCAAGACGGAGGTCGCCGTGCGCGCCGCCTTCAAGGCCGTCCAGGACGGCCGGCAGGTGGCGGTCCTCGTCCCCACGACGCTGCTCGCCCAGCAGCACCAGTCCACCTTCGAGGAGCGCATGGCGGGTTTCCCCGTGACCATCCGCGGGCTCTCCCGTTTCACCTCCACCGCGGAGTCGAAGGAAGTCCTCGCGGGGCTCGCCGACGGGTCGGTGGACATCGTCATCGGCACCCACCGCATCCTGCAGACCGGCGTCCGCTGGAAGAACCTCGGCCTCATCATCGTCGACGAGGAGCAACGCTTCGGCGTCGAGCACAAGGAGCACATCAAAGCCCTGCGGACGAACGTCGACGTGCTCACCATGTCCGCCACCCCCATCCCGCGCACCCTGGAGATGTCGATGGCCGGCATCCGCGAGATGACCACCATCCTCACCCCGCCGGAGGACCGCCACCCGGTCCTCACCTACGTCGGCGCGCAGGAGGACAAGCAGATCGCCGCGTCCATCCGCCGCGAGCTGCTCCGCGACGGCCAGGTCTTCTTCATCCACAACAAGGTCGCCGACATCGAGAAGAAGGCCCGTGAACTGCGCGACCTGGTGCCCGAGGCGCGCGTCGTCGTCGCCCACGGCCAGATGAGCGAGGAACAGCTGGAGAAAACCGTCCAGGGGTTCTGGGACCGCGAATACGACGTCCTCGTGTGCACCACCATCGTGGAGACCGGCCTGGACATCGCCAACGCCAACACCCTCATCGTGGAGAACGCCCATCACATGGGCCTCTCGCAGCTCCACCAGCTCCGCGGCCGCGTCGGCCGATCCCGCGAGCGCGGCTACGCCTACTTCCTCTACCCCAAGGGCGCGACGCTCACCGAGAACTCCTACGACCGCCTGGCCACCATCGCCCAGCACAACGACCTCGGAGCCGGCATGGCCGTGGCGATGAAGGACCTGGAGATGCGCGGGGCGGGCAACGTCCTCGGCGCGCAGCAGTCCGGCCACATCGCAGGCGTCGGCTTCGACCTCTACGTCCGGCTCGTCGGCGAAGCCGTCGAGGCGTACAAGGCGCTGGCCCGGGGCGAGGCGCTCGACGCCACCGACCAGGGTCCGAAGGAGATCCGCATCGACCTTCCCGTCGACGCGCACATCCCCGAGTCCTACATCAACTCCGAGCGGCTGCGCCTCGAGGTCTACCGCAAGCTCGCCGCCTCCCACAATGACACGGACCTGCAGCTGGCGGTCGAGGAGATGGAGGACCGTTTCGGTCCCGTCCCCGAGGTCGTCTCCCGGCTGCTCTCCGTCGCCCGCCTGCGCCACCAGGCCCGGCGCGCCGGGGTCTCCGAGATCATCGTGCAGGGCACCCGCATCAAGGTCGGTGCCGTCGAGCTGCCGGACTCGAAGCAGGTGCGGCTCAAGCGGCTCTACCCGGGTTCGTCCTACCGGGCCGCCGCGAAGGCGATCCAGCTGTCCTTCCCCAAGGCCGGCCGCGGCGCCGGACAGCCCAACCTCCGCGACGTCGAGCTCATCCAGTGGATGGCGGACTTCCTCTCCGCCATGTTCGACGTCGCCGAGGTCGACGTCTCCGGCGGGGTCGTCGCCCCGGAGGCACCGGCTAAAAAGCAGGTCTTCAGCGTCACGGAAGTCAAGCGCTAG
- a CDS encoding MFS transporter: MSTPPKPDRGHEEHAARRFIWANGLQGMGDQIVAAKTVLPWLLQAAGTPGFFIALLVPIRESGSMLPQAAFTPWVTTQRSRKRIWVIGSLGQALAAALIGVAALLLDAAPLGIAVTLLLAVLAVFRSLCSIASKDVQGRTISKGRRGVITGRAAAVGGAIALAVGLGLEVLGGDAPTWLLAALIFASAAAWALAAVVFRTIREPESEVDPRGMGRGWWADTWGLFTGDRKFRQFVVVRSLLLVTALSTAFIVTLSQETGSGLTGLGAFLIASGLASVLGGRISGIWSDTSSRNVMSYGALAGSIVIVALVASAHWASATVNDWVFPAGFFLVNLAHTAIRVARKTYIVDMAEGDERTRYVGAANTLMGVILLLVGAVSGAVALLGPSAALLFLAAVGLVGVAAARRLPDVSA; this comes from the coding sequence GTGAGCACACCCCCGAAACCTGACCGCGGGCACGAGGAACACGCGGCGCGCCGCTTCATCTGGGCGAACGGCCTCCAGGGCATGGGCGACCAGATCGTCGCGGCCAAGACCGTCTTGCCGTGGCTGCTGCAGGCCGCGGGCACCCCGGGATTTTTCATCGCCCTGCTCGTGCCCATCCGGGAGTCCGGCTCCATGCTCCCCCAGGCCGCCTTCACGCCGTGGGTGACCACGCAGCGTTCCCGCAAGCGGATCTGGGTCATCGGTTCCCTCGGGCAGGCCCTCGCCGCCGCGCTGATCGGCGTGGCGGCCCTGCTGCTCGACGCCGCCCCCCTCGGAATCGCGGTCACCCTCCTGCTCGCGGTCCTCGCCGTCTTCCGCTCCCTGTGCTCCATCGCGTCGAAGGACGTGCAGGGGCGGACGATCTCCAAGGGGCGCCGCGGCGTGATCACCGGCCGGGCCGCCGCCGTCGGCGGCGCCATCGCGCTGGCCGTGGGCCTGGGCCTCGAAGTTCTCGGCGGCGACGCCCCCACCTGGCTGCTCGCCGCGCTCATCTTCGCCTCCGCCGCCGCGTGGGCCCTGGCCGCGGTGGTGTTCCGGACGATCCGGGAGCCCGAATCCGAGGTCGACCCCCGGGGTATGGGGCGGGGCTGGTGGGCGGACACCTGGGGGTTGTTCACCGGGGACCGGAAGTTCCGGCAATTCGTCGTGGTGCGTTCCCTGCTGCTGGTCACCGCGTTGTCGACGGCGTTCATCGTCACCCTCAGCCAGGAGACCGGTTCGGGCCTGACCGGTCTCGGCGCCTTCCTCATCGCCTCCGGACTGGCCTCCGTTCTCGGCGGGCGGATCTCCGGCATCTGGTCCGACACCTCCTCGCGCAACGTCATGAGCTACGGGGCACTGGCCGGGTCAATCGTCATCGTGGCGCTCGTCGCCTCCGCCCACTGGGCGTCCGCCACGGTCAACGACTGGGTGTTCCCCGCCGGGTTCTTCCTGGTCAACCTGGCGCACACCGCCATCCGGGTCGCCCGCAAGACCTACATCGTCGACATGGCCGAGGGCGACGAGCGCACCCGCTACGTCGGCGCCGCCAACACCCTCATGGGGGTCATTCTCCTGCTAGTGGGAGCGGTCTCGGGCGCCGTCGCCCTGCTGGGACCCTCCGCGGCACTGCTCTTCCTGGCGGCCGTGGGCCTGGTCGGCGTCGCCGCCGCCCGCCGGCTGCCCGACGTCTCCGCCTGA
- a CDS encoding TetR/AcrR family transcriptional regulator: MVRQRMTGKERREQLISIGRTVFAERGFEGTSVEEIAARAAVSKPVVYEHFGGKEGLYAVVVDREMIRLEQIITDALSKGRSRVRVEQAVLALLTYVEEETDGFLILVRDLVPGKDQSYATLLNTAVGQVSHILGNSFERQGLDPHVAILYGQALVGMVSMTAQWWLDEREPAKEVVAAHIVNLCWNGLAGMSSTPTLSDEVQEQLRLAGEK, translated from the coding sequence ATGGTTCGACAGCGGATGACGGGCAAAGAGCGCCGGGAACAGCTCATTTCGATCGGTCGCACGGTGTTCGCCGAGCGCGGCTTCGAGGGCACGAGCGTGGAGGAGATCGCCGCGCGCGCCGCGGTGTCCAAGCCCGTGGTCTACGAACACTTCGGCGGGAAGGAAGGCCTCTACGCCGTGGTGGTCGACCGGGAGATGATCCGCCTCGAGCAGATCATCACCGACGCTCTGTCGAAGGGCCGGTCCCGGGTGCGGGTGGAGCAGGCGGTCCTCGCGCTGCTGACGTACGTGGAGGAGGAGACCGACGGATTTCTCATCCTCGTGCGCGACCTCGTGCCGGGCAAGGACCAGTCCTACGCCACCCTGCTCAACACCGCCGTGGGCCAGGTGTCGCACATCCTGGGCAACTCTTTCGAGCGGCAGGGACTCGATCCGCACGTGGCGATCCTCTACGGCCAGGCCCTGGTGGGCATGGTCTCGATGACCGCCCAGTGGTGGCTGGATGAGCGGGAGCCGGCGAAAGAGGTCGTGGCGGCGCACATCGTCAACCTGTGCTGGAACGGCCTGGCGGGAATGAGCTCCACGCCGACGCTCTCGGACGAGGTCCAGGAACAGCTCCGTCTGGCAGGGGAGAAGTAG